One window from the genome of Pseudonocardia hierapolitana encodes:
- a CDS encoding MarR family winged helix-turn-helix transcriptional regulator, with protein MADPRDEPGWMLPLLLFGGFRTLVDRLHADLARQGHPDLRPAHGFAMQAIGRDGATASELGRRLGVSKQAAGKTVDRLVELGYAERSADAADARRKLVRLTPRGYDALARSAAGFEQLRAEWAERLGIDHVRTLEADLRAVVPPTAIRLDAASWLAP; from the coding sequence ATGGCTGACCCGAGGGACGAGCCGGGCTGGATGCTGCCGCTGCTCCTCTTCGGCGGCTTCCGGACGCTGGTCGACCGGCTGCACGCCGACCTCGCCCGGCAGGGCCACCCGGACCTGCGCCCGGCGCACGGCTTCGCGATGCAGGCGATCGGCCGGGACGGCGCCACCGCGAGCGAGCTGGGCAGGCGGCTGGGCGTGTCGAAGCAGGCGGCAGGCAAGACCGTCGACCGGCTCGTCGAGCTGGGCTACGCGGAGCGGAGCGCGGACGCCGCCGACGCGCGGCGCAAGCTGGTGCGCCTCACGCCCCGCGGGTACGACGCGCTGGCCCGCTCCGCGGCCGGGTTCGAGCAGCTGCGGGCCGAGTGGGCCGAGCGGCTGGGCATCGACCACGTGCGCACGCTCGAGGCGGACCTGCGCGCGGTGGTGCCGCCCACGGCGATCCGGCTCGACGCGGCGAGCTGGCTCGCGCCGTGA